Part of the Flagellimonas eckloniae genome, TGTATCCATAGTATTCTTTACAATGATCTGTTGGTTCTTTTTTGATTTTTCTTCGCATGAGAAAGCTATGATTGAAAAGATAGCTATCAGCAAAAGATTGATTTTTCTCATAATTGATACTATTTAATTTTCATTGGTAGGCTTTCCTATCGTGGCCAGGATACCACCATCAACGTATAGGATGTGTCCATTTACAAAATCGCTTGCTCTTGAGGACAAGAATATGGCCGCTCCTGCTAAATCATCTGGGTCTCCCCATTTTGCAGCAGGTGTGCGATTTATAATAAACTCGTTGAAAGGATGGCCATCAACCCTAATCGGGGCCGTTTGGGAAGTAGCAAAATAGCCCGGTCCGATACCGTTTACCTGGATATTGTGTTTGGCCCATTCCGTTGCCATATTCTGAGTCAGCATTTTAAGTCCTCCTTTTGCGGCTGCATAAGCTCCAACCGTATTTCGACCCAATTCGCTCATCATTGAGCAAATGTTGATGATTTTTCCTTTCTTACGGGACATCATGGTCTTGACTACATGTTTGGAAACGATAAAGGGACTCACCAAATCAATATCGATTACTTCTTTGAAATCAGCGATTTCCATTTCTTCCAAAGGAGTTCTTTTGATAATGCCTGCATTATTTACCAAAACATCGATAGGTCCAACCTCACTTTGAATCTTGCTTATGGCATTAATCACCTCATCTTCATCAGCCACATTAAACTTGTAGCCCACAGCCTTGATACCCTCCCTTTTATAAAGCTTTACGGCGTCATCAATTTTTTGCTGTGATGAATTTCCATTAACAACAATAGTGGCTCCTGCTTTACCGAGTCCTTTGGCCATAGCCATGCCCAATCCATGTGTGCTGCCAGTAACCAATACGATTTTCCCGGTTAGGTTGAATAGTTCTGTGCTCATTGCATTATCTTAAATCTGTTATCTTGGTGGCATCCATATCACCATAATCCATATTTTCTCCTGCCATACCCCATATAAAAGTGTAGTTCGAAGTTCCTGAACCACAATGGATAGACCATGGTGGTGAAATAACGGCTTCGTGGTTCTGCATCCAGATATGACGTGTTTCTTGGGGCTGTCCCATAAAATGACATACAGATTGTCCTTCGGGAACATCCAAATAAAAATAAACCTCCATCCTTCGGTCATGTACATGTGCTGGCATAGTGTTCCAAACACTTCCCGTGTTCAACTCGGTCATTCCCATCTGCAGTTGACAGGTCGTGACTATCCCACCAATGATCATTTGGCTCACAGTACGATCATTTGCCGTTTCTAGAGAACCAAGCTCCAATTTATTGGCCTCCGAAAGACTAACCTTTTTAGTAGGGTAGGTTGTATGTGCTGGTGCTGAATTCAAGTAGAACATGGCTGGCTTGTTCTTATCATTGCTCTTGAAAACAATTTCTTTATTGCCCATACCAATATATAGGGCATCTTTATTGCCCAATTCAAAGGAAGTACCATCTACTTCAACTGAACCCGAATCGCCTACATTTATAATTCCAAGCTCACGTCTTTCTAGAAAATAATCTGCCTTTAATGGGTCGATTTTATGTAGTTTGAGTGGATTTTCTGGAACTGCCGAACCAACTATATAGCGGTCATAATGGGTATAGGTCAGATTGATTTTACCTTTTTGCATAAGATTGTCTATCAAAAACTCATCCCGCAGTTCGGTAGTATCGTATTTTTTTACAGCTTTTGGGCTTGAGGCGTATCTAGTTTGGTAGGATATTGACATAATATTTATTTTCTATTTGTTAGCTATTTGTTTCCTTTCTACTCTTTTCTAACCACTCCTTTTTCAAATAATATGAGCGATAATACCTCAGACTTTACTACCTATTCTATTGAATTCTTTTGGCTACTTTTAGAAGTGTTTTGCTACAAACCAAAAAAAGAAAATTTGTGCCTTTCATTAACTATAACTGTGGCAGATTTACAGAATAAAACGCGACTGGTATCAGTTAAAACAATTACTTTTTTTTAGAATCAAGTACTTAAAAACATGATAACACCGCTTACTCAAATTTCAAGCTTTTAATTGAAAGGAACTAGTGGGTCACCTGCACAAATAGTCCAAAAAAAGGGGTAAATAAGTCCAACATATCGTTTCTAAAAGTACTAAAGGTGAAAAATGCAGCTATCCTGTGGTATCTTGTTTTTTGATTCATTTTTTTAGGAATTCTTTCCAAAAAAAACAGTATTATGATATACTCCATGCGTGCAAGCCGCCAGTCTTATTGTTTTTCTCTCTTGATGTTTCTGTCCCATGAACTTCCATAGATTTCACAATTCTTCAATGGGTCAGAAGTTGAGTGTTTGGCTGATTTTAGTTATGCGGGCTATGCTTTTGGTGAGATGGGAAATGATAGTTTTGAAAATAGTGGGCTTATTGTTATTGAACTCAATGCAAGGTGGATTTTTTAATAGTCTAATTGGAATTAAAGGGAATCATCCAGTTAAGATAGCCTACTTGTTTAAGCGCTTGCATGGAATTAAAAAATCAAAACCTAGAACATATTCTCTTATCATATGATTATCAACTAAATGTACGGCTTCGATATTAACACAAGTTATTTTTATATTAGGGCTAAACTTAAATTCGTTAGCCTTACATAGCTCACGGGATTTCTATGAAAAACCTATATACATTCTGTTTTGTTTTTTTTAGTGTTTTTTGCTTTGGTCAAAGTCCAGACAAGGCCTATCAATTTAAACACCTAAATACTAGTGATGGACTTTCCCAAAGTTCCGTTATCGCAATGGAGCAAGACAGATTAGGGCGCATGTGGTTGGGTACACGGGATGGACTCAATGTGTATGATGGCACCATGTTTAAGGTGTACCGCACTATTTTAAACGATAGTACGTCCATCAGTAATAGCGATATTCTTTCAATAAAGGAAGATAGTGAAGGTTTTTTATGGATAGGTACTTATAACGGGTTGAACAGATATGACCCTATTAAAGATACCTTTGAACGGTTTTATCATTTCAAGGATAAAAATTCGCTAAGTAACAATACGGTTTGGTCAATTGAGGAAGTTACAAATGGTGATATTTGGATTGGAACCTCAAATGGATTGTCTATCTACAACAAAGAAACAAATGAATTCACCAATGTGTACAATAATGGTGATTCAGTTTCTGATAACGAAATACCATCTAATTATGTTCTAAGCATTAAGGAGGCCAATAATGGCACAATTTGGGTAGGTACATCAAAAGGTTTTTGTAAAGCTATAAAAGAAGAGGAGCATACTATTGACTTTCAACAATTCAGCCCAAGCAATTATCATGAACAACCCTTTGTACAGACCATTTCAGATTGTGGGGAAAACAGTATCTGCGTAGGGACTAAAAACATGGGGTTGTTGAGTTTTGACTTGATTTCTGAACGATTTCTTACCAATTCCCGTACCATTGAATATAAAGATGTAAGAGCAGTTGCAGCTGCAGAGGAAGGTGTTTTATGGGTGGGTACCTCTAAAGGAATCATTTTATTGAATAACAATGATATTTTAAAAAATATCGCTTACGAACCTGAAAAGCAAAACGGTATAAGTCACAACTATATTAAATCCATTTTTAAGGATAGGAAAGGATCTATTTGGATAGGCTCCTATTACGGGGGAATAGATATTTGGGATGTTTCCAATGCCAACTTTATCAACTATAAAGAATCTTCAGGCAAAAATAGGTTAGGACATAAGGTAGTGAGTTCTATAGTCAGCGACAATAAAGAGAATCTATATTTTGGAACCGAAGGTGGTGGGGTAACGGTTTTTGATAAAAAAGGGAAAGAACCACGTTACATCAATACATCAAATACCAATATTCTCCAAAGTGATAATATCAAATCATTGCTTATTGATGATAACTTACTTTGGGTGGGAACCTTTAACGGTGGAGTCGAAATTTTCAATATTGAACAAAATCGGTTTGAAACAAGTATCCTATCTAAAGAGTTGGATGACATATTAAACGAGACAGGAGTTTATACCATTAAAAAAGGTATAGAAGGGGATTATTGGTTTGGTACA contains:
- a CDS encoding gluconate 5-dehydrogenase, which produces MSTELFNLTGKIVLVTGSTHGLGMAMAKGLGKAGATIVVNGNSSQQKIDDAVKLYKREGIKAVGYKFNVADEDEVINAISKIQSEVGPIDVLVNNAGIIKRTPLEEMEIADFKEVIDIDLVSPFIVSKHVVKTMMSRKKGKIINICSMMSELGRNTVGAYAAAKGGLKMLTQNMATEWAKHNIQVNGIGPGYFATSQTAPIRVDGHPFNEFIINRTPAAKWGDPDDLAGAAIFLSSRASDFVNGHILYVDGGILATIGKPTNEN
- the kduI gene encoding 5-dehydro-4-deoxy-D-glucuronate isomerase, translating into MSISYQTRYASSPKAVKKYDTTELRDEFLIDNLMQKGKINLTYTHYDRYIVGSAVPENPLKLHKIDPLKADYFLERRELGIINVGDSGSVEVDGTSFELGNKDALYIGMGNKEIVFKSNDKNKPAMFYLNSAPAHTTYPTKKVSLSEANKLELGSLETANDRTVSQMIIGGIVTTCQLQMGMTELNTGSVWNTMPAHVHDRRMEVYFYLDVPEGQSVCHFMGQPQETRHIWMQNHEAVISPPWSIHCGSGTSNYTFIWGMAGENMDYGDMDATKITDLR